The genome window CCTTAGCCACTATCATGGCGATCATATACCTTTGGCAAATGCCAATCCTTATCAGCTTTCTGCGCAAAGTGTAGTTGAGCTTTTTAAAACTGCAAAAATTTGGGCAAAAGGAAAAGAAGATGTTTCTTATCATCAGCTTCAGAGAACAAAAGCCTTAGAAAAGATACTGAACAGGGAATTATTTAATGCAGAGGGTTTAAACGATGGAATACTGTCATTTTCTCACTCCGTTCCTCACGGAGAGATAGATAACGGATATGTGATGATGACACGCATTGAAGAAGGAAAAGAGGTTTTTGTTCATGCCTCAGACATAGAGATGCTAAACGATGAATCCATAGAAACAATATTAAAATGGAAGTCCACTACAGTGTTGGCATCTGGTCCGCCTATTTATTTGCCTCGTCTTACCAGAAAAATGAGAGAAATTGCCTGGCAGAGGGCTTTAAGATTAGCACAAGGGGTTAAAATCTTAATACTTGACCATCATCTATTGCGCTGTCTGGAAGGAGAAAGATGGCTAAACCGTCTATCCTATGTTACAGGAAAAAGGGTTATATGTGCTGCCGATTTTATGGGCCGCCGCCGCAAATTGCTTGAGGCAAACCGCAGGTTATGGTATAAAAAGATGCCCGTGCCTGAAGGGTGGCACGAGGCTTACAGCAGGGGTGAAATAGACGCACAATCTTATAGGAAATTTCTCTAAAGATTTCTATATCATAGAAACTTAGAATAAAGGAGCAAATGGATGAAAACCAAAAAAGTCTTTAAATGGATAAGCATTTCAGTAGTAATCATAATAATTGCTCTACTATTAGGCAGAAACGTGCTTATAAAACACGCAGTACAACTGGGAATAAAAAAAGCAATAGGAATAAATACATCTATTGACAAAATTAATATTGGATTATTTCAGAGCACTATCCAGATTAAGGGATTAACAATCTATAACCCTGAGGGGTTTAAAGGAGAAACACTTGCAAAGGTGCCATTGATATACCTGGATTACGAACCTGGATCATTACTTCACCGTAAGATACACTGCACTGAAATGAAGATAAATGTCAACGAGATAACAATAGTCAGAAATAGAAAGGGAGAGATAAACTTGAATCGGCTAAAGTCAATTGCTGAGGAAACAGGTTCTCCCCAAAAAGCTAAAAAAAAGAAGGAAACAGAAGTAAAGATTGACAAACTAATTCTGACTGTTGATCATGTAAAATTTGTAGATTATTCAAAAGTGCCTAAACAATTGACAAT of Deltaproteobacteria bacterium contains these proteins:
- a CDS encoding MBL fold metallo-hydrolase — protein: MQIEILGAESLGVRGLSCLIKTKNRRIVIDPGVALGYRRYGLLPHPVQVAASEIVKDKIREALKGATDVVLSHYHGDHIPLANANPYQLSAQSVVELFKTAKIWAKGKEDVSYHQLQRTKALEKILNRELFNAEGLNDGILSFSHSVPHGEIDNGYVMMTRIEEGKEVFVHASDIEMLNDESIETILKWKSTTVLASGPPIYLPRLTRKMREIAWQRALRLAQGVKILILDHHLLRCLEGERWLNRLSYVTGKRVICAADFMGRRRKLLEANRRLWYKKMPVPEGWHEAYSRGEIDAQSYRKFL